The following proteins are co-located in the Eleginops maclovinus isolate JMC-PN-2008 ecotype Puerto Natales chromosome 1, JC_Emac_rtc_rv5, whole genome shotgun sequence genome:
- the mrgbp gene encoding MRG/MORF4L-binding protein isoform X1, whose product MGEADVTLNQTDEKPPDSGLVTGEDSVVWSHEVEVCLFHAMIGHKPVGVNRHFHMICIRDKFSQNIGRQVSSSVIWDHLGTMYDMQALHESEILPFPNTEKSFSLPDDIIQEVKEGKLGSEEETKEEFRMEREPPATHEEGSNSSVKMSERTSSSREKEREREKEKGVSEGGAAAGGGGGGGGGGGKEAEKRKRSRAAEKLLSSSNPASPGGAKRRRT is encoded by the exons ATGGGGGAGGCAGATGTGACCCTAAATCAGACCGACGAGAAGCCCCCGGACTCGGGCCTGGTCACCGGGGAGGACTCGGTGGTGTGGAGCCACGAGGTGGAGGTCTGTCTGTTTCACGCGATGATCGGACACAAACCTGTCG GAGTGAACCGTCACTTCCACATGATCTGCATCAGAGATAAGTTCAGTCAGAACATCGGGAGGCAGGTTTCCTCCTCCGTCATCTGGGATCACCTGGGAACCATGTACGACATGCAGGCTctg caCGAGTCGGAGATTTTGCCGTTTCCAAACACAGAGAAGAGCTTCTCTTTgcctgatgacatcatccaggAAGTGAAAGAAG ggaAGCTGGGCTCGGAGGAGGAGACCAAAGAAGAGTTCAGGATGGAGAGGGAACCTCCAGCTACACATGAAGAAG GCAGTAACTCATCAGTGAAGATGTCGGAGCGAACCAGCAGCAGTcgggaaaaagagagagagcgggaAAAGGAGAAGGGGGTGAGTGAAGGAGGAGCAGCggcaggaggaggtggaggagggggaggcggaggagggaaggaggcagagaagaggaagaggagtcgAGCTGCGGAGAAACTTCTGTCGTCTTCCAATCCCGCGAGCCCGGGGGGAGCCAAGAGGAGACGCACCTGA